A stretch of Mya arenaria isolate MELC-2E11 chromosome 14, ASM2691426v1 DNA encodes these proteins:
- the LOC128216938 gene encoding heat shock 70 kDa protein 12A-like isoform X2: protein MEIEDETGKKGKAHTVFAIAIRYLKDDLSSIINDRISGVFKPDEIVWVLTVPAIWDDGAKQFMREAAEEAGIPSDKLTIVLEPESASIYCRHLPLERSGGEHALSTFKSRSRILVVDAGGGTVDIAVQEVTFNGAMKNIYKASGGDWGGTKVDDAYTKFLADVVGSETLLEYRRTHMEDYLF from the exons ATGGAAATTGAAGACGAAACCGGTAAAAAGGGAAAGGCACATACAGTTTTCGCTATTGCTATACG TTACCTGAAAGATGACCTTTCAAGCATTATCAATGATCGCATCTCAGGGGTTTTCAAGCCTGATGAAATCGTCTGGGTTTTAACAGTACCGGCAATTTGGGATGATGGCGCTAAGCAGTTTATGAGAGAAGCGGCAGAGGAG gcTGGGATTCCATCAGACAAGCTGACCATTGTGCTTGAGCCGGAGTCTGCGTCCATTTATTGTCGGCATTTGCCATTAGAAAGAAGTGGTGGAGAGCATGCGTTGTCCACATTTAAAAGTAGAAGCAGGATCTTAGTTGTCGATGCAGGAG GCGGCACTGTTGATATAGCTGTACAAGAGGTAACTTTTAATGGGGCTATGAAAAACATCTACAAAGCCAGTGGTGGTGATTGGGGAGGAACGAAAGTGGACGATGCATATACAAAATTTCTAGCTGATGTTGTTG GAAGTGAGACATTGCTGGAGTACAGAAGAACACACATGGAAGACTACCTATTTTGA
- the LOC128216938 gene encoding heat shock 70 kDa protein 12A-like isoform X1 translates to MQKITGKTLKDLLKGLTHSNQVSLSGDKLKFEIGFIVTFFKPQIDAIVNQVTRLVERQNDSGIEAIVLVGGFSKCPLLQQAIKSNFLKQKIIVPNDGDLAVLKGPVIFGHKPELISQRVSKYTYGVKVMFPFIENVHKESYKVIGEDGKARCKNTFSKHITSGECLDVGEAQVRQVYTPTTSRQTDLPFGVYYTHDKNPMYTTDDGCHCAGTLTVPIEESGYDRDVEVRMIYGGTEIEVETTEVATGKVHRIKVDFLS, encoded by the exons ATGCAGAAAATTACGGGCAAGACTTTAAAGGATCTTCTAAAAGGTTTAACACATTCAAACCAG GTATCCTTATCTGGTGACAAATTAAAGTTCGAAATTGGGTTCATAGTGACATTTTTCAAGCCACAGATAGACGCCATCGTTAATCAAGTCACCCGATTGGTAGAGCGGCAAAATGATAGTGGGATCGAAGCCATTGTTTTAGTTGGAGGATTTTCGAAGTGTCCTTTACTCCAGCAAGCTATAAAgtcaaactttttaaaacaaaaaatcatcgTTCCAAACGATGGTGATCTTGCTGTCCTGAAAGGCCCCGTAATATTTGGACACAAACCAGAGTTGATATCCCAGCGAGTGAGCAAGTACACATATGGTGTAAAAGTAATGTTcccttttattgaaaatgttcacaaagAATCTTACAAAGTAATAGGTGAAGATGGAAAGGCTCGATGCAAAAACACGTTTAGCAAACACATTACATCTGGAGAGTGCCTCGACGTTGGTGAAGCACAGGTTAGACAAGTATACACACCAACGACTTCAAGGCAAACAGATTTACCCTTTGGTGTGTATTACACTCATGATAAAAATCCAATGTACACGACAGACGACGGATGCCACTGTGCTGGCACACTTACCGTTCCCATTGAAGAAAGTGGTTATGATCGAGATGTCGAGGTGAGGATGATTTACGGAGGTACGGAGATAGAAGTTGAGACCACTGAGGTTGCCACGGGGAAAGTGCATCGCATTAAAGTTGATTTTTTGAGCTAA